A segment of the Populus nigra chromosome 12, ddPopNigr1.1, whole genome shotgun sequence genome:
CCAACATGTCATAAATAATGACTAgcaaaatcttaaataatttttttttgtcattggtTGCAATAAACAGCATCTGGCTCACCTTAAAATGAGGCATAAATCTCGGATTCATCGCAATTTCTCGTGGAGTGTTTAAAAATTCAGAGTCCTGTGGTTTAATTATATCTACCGCAAGCAAACAAATTATCTTCAACACCTCATTAAAATTTCGACTCACAGTTTCACCAGAATGTTGAAATCTTTCTTGTACTTGTCTATTTGTTGCACCTAATGCAATTGTGTACAAAAACATTGCAACCTTCTCAATAACACTTGTCCTTCTTGATGGTTTCAGCCCATACTGTGTTTCCAAGTCATAACAAAGGGTTTGTAACGTCGTTGCATCCATCCTAAACATGTTAACACATCTTTTCCGGTGTCCTCGTACGACTTCATTCAACAATCTCATCCCTGTGTTATATGAAACCATACAAGGTTCCTTATGCACATAAGTAACATAATACAAGTGTAAAGCACCAGCAGTGCATAACAACAGCTTTTTACGATCATTTTCTCGTAGCCAAAATGAATCACCCTCATCATCAGAACAATTTTCGTCTTCATTTTCATCACTATCATCATCACTGTCACCATCATTATCTGTTCCGTTCGAATCATCCCCATCATCCCCACCATCATTAACTCCACCATTACCACCACCATTATCATCGTTGGCAGCTCCACCACTACCACCGGTACCACTACCATGGTAATTAATACTATCAATTACATGATTCATAACGATATCATAATTGTCGTCATAGTTAACACCAAACATAGCATCAACCCATTCATCTGCCATATCTACCTACACAAATTCAATTACAAACATTTGCCTTCATACCAATTCGTACCATAAATGAGTAACACGATATAATTACTATATCTTGATTAACAACAattcaaatttgtttattattataatattatggCATATGCCTGTTATGAATTGTACAAAAACAATGAGCGTGTTTGATTATTTGTTATAACACACATGGagcaaaagttttttaaaatgctaCTTTGTTAAAGTGTAATAATCAAGTACAATCATATGAGGAAATGAAGAGGGAAGCAGCCTGGAAAAATTCATTGCATAATACCAGAAAGGAAGCAGCCTGGAAAAAAGTAACTGCACAATTCCAGGAAGAATTATTTGCCAAATTCTTGGCAAAAGCAACAGAAATGTTTACAGGTGAAACTTTCCACAAAAACACATCTAAGGGGTCATTTGAATATTCAGTAAATATTACACAAGGGatgttgattgaaaaaaatacacctTGCTGTATGAgagttgttaaaataattaatctattcAAAAAGTTGATTCAAATAAGAGTAACTTACTGCAAAGTGTGATTTTTTGTAGAAGCTCCCAAGACTGAATATTTTTCTTGCTGTAGTGTTTAAAGTTATGCCTCATATTGCACACAACATTATTATATAGGGGGCTACAAGTATTGTGGGACAAAAAACTAACCTCTATACACTCACCAGTTTGCTATACCAAACTGTAACAAGTTGACAGAATGCCCATACAATATGCCTGGCATATTCTCTTCCAAACTGTAACAATATGCCTGACATATTCTCTTCATGTTATGTTTTTCCTACTTTTCCTGCATTATATATACTGTGCAAGTGTCTTTATTGTGATGTTTTTATGTAGTTTGACTTGCTTTTCAGTTGTATGTACCCAATATCCTTTCAACCTGCagcattatataattattatcaagaaaacaaaagcaactGGAATAGTGTTGTGCTGAACActtacaaatatataattatatctaaCGTTGGGAGCCATAGCAATTGAcagtaattattttgtttgtttcggCCAACAAGAACACAGTTCATCTAGCATTTTTGAATAATGCACACaataaggaaaaacaaaagtCTGATATATGTTTCTCTTAAGATGTTGCAATCCGATTGGTCTAGGAAGAAAACTAACATAATATTCAGTAAATATAGCACAATTTTCTATATATTAACAGCAAACCAATTACCCAGGACAACAATTCACCATCAACATTTATAATAATTCACTATCAACATCACAATATAAATCACAAGAAGTTTACCAATATTTCATTACATGTAAAACATGTTACATTGGCAATCCATAAACACAATAAAGACCATTGATAATAATTATCCTTAAACATAACAGCAGACAACACAACAAGTGTTACCAATATTCCATTAAATTGTAAACAAGTTAGATTAGCAATCCGCAAACATAAATAAGAAAGGTTGTTCTCTACCAAAATCAGCACTACTCTTCATGCTTCAATATATCAGCCTTAAGAGTATATCCCATTATTGCAAACCTGCACATCATTTGGCAGCACAACAAAACTCTCATAACATGCAGTTGTATGTTGCAATTTATAGtaagtaattttaattaaccGCTATATCATTCtttaagaaacaacaaaaactaaaagcatcATTAAAGCAATACTAACCTTCATTTAGTGCTTTTGACTTCTCTGATGCATTTTTTGCAGCCATTGGTACTTCCTATCAAGATCTCCTATTGCTGCCCACATCTCTCTTTTATTCCTCCTAGACAAGTACTCCGTAGCAAAGCAATATAAGTCATCACCAAAAATAATATCGGGTATGGAATGAATCTCTGTCATCACCTCACTATTGCTACACCCTATCTTATCCCTACTATCATTCCTTGTTGAAACATCATCAACTAGTTTATCCCAACGTGTAAGCATTTGAGCTCCAACTCCATGaggttttttgcttttctttgtaCTTTGCCCACCGCATTGCTCTCTTGCTTTTCTCTTTCCACTGCTATTTGTGGTACTGCTATTTCCCATATTAACTCCAGCAACTAAATTGCAAACATCATCTGTGTAATTGGGAATGACATCCTCCTCGGAATCACCACTCCCTTCCTCtagattttcttcttcattaacaTGAACATCCTGAGTGTTTTGATTCACAGTATCATCATCAAATAATACTCCGGAAGATGAAGCCCAAGCATAGTGTCCAGTCGCCACAACATTGCTGAACATTCTATCAAACTTACTGCAAAGTGAAGGTTCAATCCCAGCATGTCTAAACTTTTTAGACCCTCTGATTTCCTGTATGGAACAAATATGAAAGAGCACATGTATAAACCATATAAAATGTGCTCAATAGTTTAAGAAATAGgacaagataaagaaaaatccaGGAAACAAGGGTATCAATAACTAACctgagtttttttattccacCACTCATCACTAGCACTAATAGTTCCAAGTTCATTATTCCATCCTACTCCTGTTTCAGAAATCAGTTTTTTCCAAATCCTCCACTCCTTTTTTGCACCATcccatttgttttttagttgagTCTTAGTAAAAGCAAGACCAGTTTTCTCTTTGAAGACAGCCATAACAAATTTCCATCCGGCCTTATCAAAATGAGTGCTTGGCCTCATTCCTTTCTCAATAGCGACAATACAAATATCACAAAATGTATGCAACATCTCTTTACTCCAAGATGCTTTATCCGAGCTTTCAGCACCTtccattgaatgtttttttctaGCCAAATGTTATATGCATAGAAATTTcatcaaaattgcaattttaaaaaatgggaGCATGCTACCAGCAATGCAATTGATTCAAATAACTATCTGTATATTCATAGTACACAAGACATAACCACATCTTCAAATTCATACCTACTATAATCAATAAACTGCAGTTCattaatcaacaataaaaaacacataaccTATCCAGATATACCATACACTGACAAATTGAAAAGAACTtcataaataatgaaatattatcattaaaaatctgagtacAAGCTACTTGGTTATATGACAAAACAAGCACCAATTTTATTGTAAACAACATAGCTGAGCCAAgtaaattaataaacaaaaccaCTGCCACTAATATCATTATAGTATAACAACAACTATTTACACAACAATGGGTGGTCTCATATCACTTGGtaaccttatatttttttgtttcttttatactTTTCTAACTACAAAACTTTTAGGCCTGCGACAAATAAGTAGAACATAACAAATAAGTAGAGAAAAGTACAAAAAACAGGGATGGG
Coding sequences within it:
- the LOC133669917 gene encoding L10-interacting MYB domain-containing protein-like: MEGAESSDKASWSKEMLHTFCDICIVAIEKGMRPSTHFDKAGWKFVMAVFKEKTGLAFTKTQLKNKWDGAKKEWRIWKKLISETGVGWNNELGTISASDEWWNKKTQEIRGSKKFRHAGIEPSLCSKFDRMFSNVVATGHYAWASSSGVLFDDDTVNQNTQDVHVNEEENLEEGSGDSEEDVIPNYTDDVCNLVAGVNMGNSSTTNSSGKRKAREQCGGQSTKKSKKPHGVGAQMLTRWDKLVDDVSTRNDSRDKIGCSNSEVMTEIHSIPDIIFGDDLYCFATEYLSRRNKREMWAAIGDLDRKYQWLQKMHQRSQKH